The Salvia splendens isolate huo1 chromosome 20, SspV2, whole genome shotgun sequence nucleotide sequence TAGGAACTCCAAGCAGAGTGGAAGGTGCAACTTTTGAAGCACTCGCACTTGATGCACTTCAGTTGCATGAGCTGGCTTTCCCAACACGTTCCTTACCACTTGGTAGTGCTGAGGCTGTAGCACTGCCTAATCCAGGTGATTATCACTGGAGAAAAGGTGGTGAGATCCACTTAAATGACCCCCTTGCCATTTCAAAGTTACAAGAGGCTACTAGATCCAACAGTGTAGCTGCCTATAAAGAGTACTCTAAACGCGTTCAAGAATTGAATAAGTCATGTAATTTGAGAGGGCTTCTGAAATTTAAGGAAGCTGAGGTAAAGGTTCCTCTTGAAGAAGTTGAACCAGTTAGTGAGATTGTAAAACGTTTTTGTACCGGAGCAATGAGCTATGGTTCTATCTCGTTGGAGGCTCACACAACACTTGCTAAAGCAATGAACCAGATTGGGGGAAAGTCGAACACTGGTAAGCTACGGTTGTTTTATGCGTCTATTACTTGTTCATTGTTGTTTTTGCAATGCATAAAATTTCATctaagatatttttttttgccttttgcAAACAGGTGAGGGAGGTGAAGAACCATCTCGTATGGAACCTCTTGCTGATGGCTCAAGGAATCCAAAGAGAAGTGCCATAAAGCAGGTTGCAAGTGGAAGATTTGGAGTTTCCAGCTATTATCTTACAAATGCAGATGAGTTACAGATAAAAATGGCACAGGTATGCTTTCATATGTTATACTTTTCATCTAAGGGGGGTTTTCCATGGTCTGTGCTGTATCCTTGTCATGCCTATCCTTTATCTCCTGTGCGTGGGTAGGACAACGGTTTCTTTTGTTTATGAATTTGCGTTCATGGACAGATGATGCCGTGTCAGCAAAGCACCTTGTGGTGTCTTTGCATCATTTAGTGATACCTGCATTTGGCATTTGGTGAGATTCATTTCACATGTATCATATGCAAATGATTTGTAGTTTTTAACATTTGAGATTTCATGATGCAGGGAGCAAAGCCTGGCGAAGGAGGTGAACTTCCAGGACATAAGGTAATTGGTGACATTGCTATAACTAGGAATTCTACAGCTGGTGTGGGACTTATCAGTCCTCCTCCCCATCATGACATTTACTCCATTGAAGATCTAGCACAATTGATTCATGACCTCAAGGTATATTTCCATGCCCCATCAGTTTTACAACCTCTTTAATAATTTTCTTGAAAGTGGATATCTTAGCTATGATTGGCTATTGGGTTTACACTTATACATTGGTTGTATCCGATTCTCATAAATTTGCTGTTATATTTATTGTAGAACGCAAATCCTGATGCCCGCATAAGTGTCAAGTTGGTTTCTGAAGCTGGCGTTGGAGTGATTGCCAGTGGGGTTGTTAAGGGTCATGCTGATCATGTCTTAATCTCCGGCCACGATGGAGGTACAGGGGCTTCAAGATGGACGGGCATCAAAAGTGCTGGTGTACCTTGGGAACTTGGTCTAGCAGAGACACACCAAACCTTAGTGGCTAATGATCTTCGTGGTCGAACTGTTCTTCAGACTGATGGCCAACTGAAGACTGGGCGAGATGTGGCTGTTGCTGCACTTCTTGGTGCAGAGGAGTTTGGTTTCAGCACTGCTCCCCTCATCACACTGGGTTGCATCATGATGCGGAAATGCCACAAAAACACATGCCCTGTTGGTATTGCAACTCAAGATCCAGTTCTTAGGGAGAAGTTTGCTGGTGAACCTGAACATGTCATCAACTTCTTCTTCATGCTGGCAGAGGAATTAAGGGAGATTATGTCTCAGCTTGGTTTTCGAACACTGAATGAAATGGTTGGACGTGCAGACATGCTTGAACTGGATAAAGATGTGGCAAATAACAATGAGAAGCTTAAGAATATTGATCTTTCCCTTCTACTTCGCCCTGCTGCTGACATCAGACCAGATGCTGCACAATATTGTGTGCAGAAACAGGACCATGGGTTGGACATGGCTTTAGATAACAAACTAATAGCTTTAGCAAAACCTGCCTTGGATAAAAGTGTTGCCGTATACATTGAATCTCCTATATGCAATGTAAACCGAGCAGTTGGAACCATGCTAAGCCATGAAGTGACAAAACGCTACAAAATGGCAGGACTTCCTTCAGATACAATTCATATCAAACTGAATGGAAGTGCAGGCCAGAGTCTTGGAGCTTTTCTATGTCCTGGCATCACACTGGAGCTTGAAGGAGATAGCAATGATTATGTCGGGAAGGGACTGTCAGGAGGGAGAATTATTGTATATCCCCCTAAAGGTAGCAACTTTGATCCGAAGGAAAATATTGTCATTGGCAACGTAGCGCTTTATGGGGGCACAAATGGGGAGGCTTACTTTAACGGGATGGCAGCAGAAAGATTTGCTGTTCGTAATTCTGGTGTCAAAGCTGTAGTTGAAGGTGTAGGTGATCATGGATGTGAGTACATGACTGGGGGCATTGTTGTAGTGCTAGGGAAGACCGGTAGAAATTTTGCTGCTGGCATGAGTGGGGGCATTGCCTATGTTCTTGATGTTGATTCAACTTTTAGATCTCGGTGCAATCAAGAGTTGGTAGATCTTGACCCTGTGGAAGATGAGGATGATATTTTGACGCTTAGGATGATGATACAACAGCATCAGCGTCACACAAGCAGCCAGTTAGCTAGGGATGTCCTTGCAGATTTTGACTCCCTTCTCCCGAAGTTCATCAAGGTCTTCCCTCGTGACTACAAACGCATTCTAGCAAATAAGAAAGTAGATGAAATTTCAGAGAACACAGCTGAAGTTGCAGCCAAAGAGGCTGAGGTGgaagaagaggtggagttgAAGGAGAAAGATGCTTTTGAAGAGCTTAAGAAGATGGCAGCTGCATCTATCCATGAAACTCCCCAGGTATATTTTGTGACATGTAACATCCTCATCCTGCCCTACATTCAACACACCCAAATGACCCCACAGTTGTAGAGAACACGTGTGATGGTTCGACCTATGCTTTTTTACTAGTAGAATCATCAACTGCAATGACTTAGTGTGACTACCTATGTGCTTTAGACTTGGTACCAACCATGAAGATCCATTTCTAGTTACTGCTCATTGATTATTGTTTAGGATCATGTTCATCTTCTGCTGTTGGTTATGGAATGTTTGAATCAATTTCTTGATCCAAATTTCTTGTTGGATAGGTTGAGGAAGATGAACCAGAAAAGAGGCCAACTAGGGTTCCTGATGCTGTCAAACATCGGGGTTTTGTTGCTTATGAGCGGGAGGGTGTTTCGTACAGGGATCCGACTGTCAGGATGAATGACTGGAATGAAGTTATGGAAGAATCAAAACCAGGACCATTGTTGAAAACACAGTCAGCTCGCTGTATGGATTGTGGTACTCCTTTTTGTCATCAGGTAACAAAAGTTCAGTAGTACTTTAAAGAATAATCATCTTGAGGACTAAGGACTAACTACTGTAAATTGGATCGTGTCTTGCAGGAGCACTCTGGATGCCCTCTTGGAAATAAGATACCAGAATTCAATGAATTGGTTTACCAGAACAGATGGCGAGAAGCATTGGATAGGCTTTTGGAAACTAACAACTTCCCGGAGTTCACCGGCCGTGTATGCCCTGCTCCCTGTGAAGGATCTTGTGTACTTGGTATCATAGAAAATCCCGTGTCTATCAAATCAATTGAGTGCTCTATCATAGATAAAGCTTTTGAGGAGGGGTGGATGGTTCCCCGGCCTCCTCAGACGAGAACAGGGTACATCTTTTACTTGAATACTGCACAATATATTTAGCTTTGATGAAGATGATTTTATTCTCAATTCTGGAATTTAACCCTGATTTGTTTGCCTTTCACCAATTACAGAAAAAGAGTTGCGATTGTTGGAAGTGGGCCTGCTGGTTTGGCTGCTGCTGATCAGTTAAATAAAAAGGGACACTCCGTGACAGTTTTTGAGCGTGCTGACAGAATAGGTGGTTTAATGATGTATGGCGTACCGAACATGAAGACTGACAAAATAGATGTAGTTCAGAGACGGGTTAATCTCATGGAGAAGGAAGGAGTGAAGTTTGTAGTTAATGCTAATGTAGGAAAAGATCCATTATACTCGATAGAGCAGCTTCGTGAAGAGCACGATGCAGTTGTATTGGCTGTGGGAGCCACAAAACCAAGGTGCGTAACCATGATTTCTGCAATTTATTGGATACTATCTCAATAATATAAAGAGCTTGAGTACATATTTTTAACAATGAGAACCTATTGGATAATTTTGTAGGGATCTTCCTGTTCCTGGGAGAGACCTTTCTGGAGTCCATTTTGCAATGGAGTTTCTTCATGCAAATACAAAAAGCCTGCTTGATAGCCAACTTCAGGATGGAAATTACATCTCTGCCAAGGGAAAGAAAGTAGTGGTGATTGGTGGTGGCGACACTGGCACAGACTGTATTGGGACATCTATCAGGCACGGTTGCACTAACATTGTAAATCTAGAGCTTCTCCCTAAACCACCAGCTACCAGAGCTCCAGGCAACCCTTGGCCTCAGGTTCGAACCTTCTTCTGTTTCCGCTTTTGCATAAGAGTTCTATCGTCCAATTACACACAGTTGCATCGGCATTTTTTCTGGCTTGAGTTCCATCTTCATCTATGCTTTTTCCCTCTTTCTTCATTTGTTCTGGACAACAAAATTAAAGTTGCGTCTCTTTAAAATTTGGCAGTGGCCACGGGTATTCCGTGTGGATTATGGGCATCAGGAAGCTGCTACCAAGTTTGGTAAGGACCCAAGGTCTTATGAAGTGCTGACAAAACGTTTTATTGGAGACGAGAACGGAAAACTGCAAGGACTAGAGGTTGTGCACGTCAGTTGGGAGAAGGATGCCAGTGGGAGGTTCCAATTCAAGGAAGTCGAAGGTTCGGAAGAAATTATTGAAGCTGATCTAGTCCTGCTAGCAATGGGATTCCTTGGTCCTGAAGAGGTTAGCATTATCCCTTTTCTCTTGGAGATAGTTTGACACCTCGGTAACACTAATAATTCTGTTCTAACATTTCTGGTTCTTTCTCAGACTGTCGCGGACAAGCTTGGAGTGGACAAGGACAACCGATCAAACTTCAAAGCTGATTACGGCCGCTTCTCAACAAATGTTGAAGGCGTGTTCGCTGCTGGGGATTGCCGGCGCGGGCAATCACTGGTGGTCTGGGCAATTAACGAAGGCAGGCAAGCAGCTGCACGAGTTGACCAATATCTCCTCAAAGACGAGAACGCCGACACTGATGGAAATGGACTCGCAAAGCAGCAGCAGCAGGACAACTGGAGGCAGACTGTGAGGACATAGTCTGCTTGGACATCAAGAAAGCTCTTAGTTTGGAGCTGTCGCCGATGATCTGAACCCACCAGAACAGACGCCGTGGAACGACGGATAGAGGTTTTGGAGGGCAGGAGGTGGGATTTTTAGAGGTCTTgtgttttatgattttgaaaaGTATTATTGTTGGTGTTGAAAGTGCTGGCAAACTAAATAAACAATAATGTACAGGTTGTCTGTTCTGTGGTTATCAGTAATCTATCATCAGTGCTGTAGGAATTTCTACATCACTTGACTATCGTTTTGTTTTTGAGAAGAAATTATTTAGATGATCAGACATTGAAGCGTATTGCTCCTAGACTTATAAGTCATTACCATAATTTACATCTTTATAGTATTTGTCTAATTTATAATCTTTATTCTTAGTTTCCTACCATGACCACTTCTTAAAATTACTCCCctccttaaattttgtcatatttttcctcatcttaaattttgtcatattttttcattttcgtccgtttcataatatttgtcacatttcactttttattgttttagatgtagacccatattccactaactcattccaactcatattttattataaaactacttcatccgtccaccatttaaagagcttttttgccattttggtttgTTCACGATTTATAGaactatttaatttattccacttttagtatGTAAACCCCACATTCCACAAACTTTTTACATTCACAattcaatataaaactaatattttaaatgagTCTCACGTTCCACTCACTTTCtccttttacttttcttcacaaagttagacaatttcttaaaactcgtgacgAGTCAAAATGACtttttaaatggtggacggagggagtaatatataagaATAtgactcattcttcactaattttttcaactcatttttcattacatttcttaaaattcgtgtacggtcaaagtgtgacaaaatttaaagagaggaagaagtattttattagtatttcttttttcgagCCCAAGCATGAATTCTTAATTAATAagtaaaaaatggaaaaatcaaTTGACACATGTCAAGTATTTTAAACTTGAATTCTTAATTTATAATACACCAACTAGATCTAGGTTCGCGTGCATTATTTAATAATCAACCGTAATTTAAAACTTTAGATTGATTGAATCCAACAAAAAACTTCACGAGAGTCGAACATCACTGGGCagaattttatttcgataatCCAAAAGTATTAATCAGTTTAATCCAACTTGCATCGactctaagagcatccccattcgtgttcttgccaacgagcacggatgtgggcacGGATCCGCTTTTACTCCCTGtgcttaggcaagagcacaacacccacatccgtgctcttccgcaaggacaagctcaagggtctcactattctattattcaatttaaataaaaaaaatttcacaaaattaaaatgcattaaaaatatccggaatactattacaaatttaaaaaaattaaaaattatataattaaaatcctattTAAATTTAGTTCCAAATTTTATTTGATGTGCGTGCAGAATTCGAGTTCCTATTTCCTGGAGGCATGGAATTAGTAAGCGGTGCGCTCCTTGTTTATATATATGCACTACTATTTCAGGTTTTAATTTTAACGAAACTTTCgtgattttttattcaaatatatagtactatgtAAAAGGATTATATCATGCTTCATATTTCATTAcatatcatttatttatttataatattataaaacaatTATGTGATCGTATCGATTGGAGTTCATAATTTATCGTGTTACATGAATGTTATGGACTCAATTCCCATATTAGTtgtgtggggtatatagactaaatgagatTTCTCTCCTAACAAGCTAGTATTTTGGGATGAGTTATCCCGTTTGGTttgtatcaattggtgctttcattgagagtccaaacggctcggagtggtggccgggcaacgaactcgtcgtgaccaacgagtacgtttgggaccgctcggagtggtgacccacggagtggtggccgggcaaagaatccgccgtgaccaacatggccgtgaccaacgagaactcggagtggtggcctggcaaagaaccagccgtgaccaacatggccgtgaccaacgaggacgttgacCCTTAAAGaagggtcgaatgttacggactcaattcccacatcaacaactgatgtggggtatatagactaaatggacTCGTACGAcaccaattgatacagaccaaacggaagaactcatcccaaaagactagcctgttaggggagagagcccatttagtctatataccccacatcagttgttctcacaaccaatgtgggaattgagtccgtaacattcgggagaactcatcccaaaagactagcatgttaggagagagagctcatttagtctatataccccacataagttgttctcacaaccgatgtgggaattgagtccgtaacattcgaccctcctttaagggccaacgtcctcgttggtcacgactggttctttgccaggccaccactccgagttctcgttggtcccggccaccactccgtgggtcaccacCAGGGGCGGATTTACATGGGACAAAagaggggcaattgccccacctCATGTTTTCCATATCATGTATTTATATacctattttaaattaatttattttaatcttCTACTAAATGCCCCTCCTCATGATTTTAAAATTCCTTCTTATCTAAATTTGCCCCCTTTCCTATAAATTTCTAGCTCCGCCCCTGGTCACCACTTCGAGCGGTCCCAAACGTACTCGTtacccggccaccactccgagccgtttgggctctcaatgaaagcaccaattgatacagaccaaacgggataactcatcccaaaagactagcctgttaggagagagagcccaTTTAGTCTATAAACCCACATCAGTtattctcacaaccgatgtgggaattgagtcagTAACATTGAACGTAATATTTTCTTTGTTCGTTATAAATGTAGAGAGAAACTTGTACAAGCAGTAATATTCAACAAtgatgaatttatttatttaatgctTTTCACCTATGCAGAATTGATCATCTTGCTACCAAGGGTTATCCTTTTTCCTGTTGCTATGTGGCTTTTGATCAAGAAATTTCGGAGAAGGCATATGTCCATGTATACAAGAATAGAAAGCTTCTTACGAAGGGACAACCAACTTCACACCAATTAGATATTCATATTCAGACATTAAGAAGATGACCGGGAGCTTTCAAGACAAACTAGGTGAAGGTGGCTACGGTTCTGTCTATAAAGGGAAGCTCTGAAGTAGCAATCAAGTTACTTGGCTAATCTGGAGGAAGGACAAGACTTCATGAATGAAATTGCAACCATTGGAAGGATCCACCATGTCAACGTGGTGAAACTCGTTGGATACTGTGCACACGTCTCCAAGCGTGCACTTATCTATGATTACATGCCCAACTGTTCCCTTGAAAAATATCTTTTCAATAGAGACAAAACGATCTCATTGAGTTGGGATACGAAGTTTGAGATTACAGTTGGTGTTGCTCGTGGGATCGAGTATCTGCACCGAGGGTGTGATGTTCAGATCCTGCATTTTGATATCAAGCCTCATAACATACTTCTTGATGATAACTTCATCCCAGAAATATCATATTTTGGGCTAGCAAAGTTTTTCCCAACGGATAAAACCACTGTGACTATGACTGCTGCTAGAGGAACCATAGGATACGTTGCCCCTGAACTGATTAGCAGAAGTATTGGAGCAGTCTCTTACAAGGCTGATGTTTATAGTGTCGGGATGTTGTTAATGGAAATGGTGAGTTTGAAGAAAGACTTGATTGGGAACAATGACAATTCGAGTCAATATTTTCCGTATTGGATATATGACTACTTCAACCAAGGGAAGGACATTGAAGTTGTGAATGATGGTGATGATGAAAACCATGATGATAGTTGGAGGAAATACGGTCGGAAGATGAAAATAGTTGCATTATGGTGCATACAGATGAATCTAGATGACCGTCCATCAATGTACAAAGTGTTAGAAATGTTGGAAGGTGATGTTGAACGTCTAAAGATTCCTGAGTATCCTTCTCAATCTATTCAAACCGCTGTAGTAGATCAAACATGTTCCACTGATTCAGTATCGTTGCTGGAACATGATGATTCTTCACCCAATGTTGAGATTATAGTTGAAAAATTGCATAGCATGCCATATAGTTGTAAATCGCCTAAATATTGTAAAATGTTATAGCATTTAGGTTTATGTGTGTGTGCCCCATGCTCTAATAAATTGAGTTTACTCAAATGTGTTTGATGCCTTAGATTTATAACTTTGGGTTGTGATTTGTGATGTTAGCATATGGGCCTCGGCCCAAAACAATATTTTTTGTTAATGGATTGTCATTGAGccacaaattaaaattataagaacCAAATTATGTTGTAAATGGATCAAAGTTCATTATCCTAAGGTATAAAATTCCTCTGCTATTTATTATGACCGTCTGAATTTATGTCAACTTTTTGACATGGTACGTAGGGAAGTACTTATATTGTTTACATAATATAAACTTCATGTATCTTAATTTATCAGATAgtttttttatatgtatatacgTATGGTAAAAAAAATGGGATTAATGAAGACCTGCCAATATTTTCTTGCACCCATACTGGATATATGATTGTTTTGAGCAAGATAAGGATATTGAAATTGAAGAAGCGGAATGTGATTATGAGAATGCGAGTAGAAAGAGTATCGTTAAAAAGATGATCATAGTTGCATTGTGGTGCATACTGATGAGTCCAGATGATCGTCCATCAATGAATAAGGTGTTGGAGATGCTGGAAGGTGATGTTGAACGTTTGCAAATTCCTTCTCAATCGACTCAAATTGGAGTGGGTTTTGATCAGATCGAAATTACATCTTCCTCTGATTCTGTTTCCTTATTTAATAATGAGGATGCTTCAATATGTGTCCAGACGCATGTGTGAAAACAAATTTAGGCGTCTTTAATTATAGTACTTCACTTATAttagtttttgtttaattttatttatcgaATCTCATTCGTTAACTTTCATGTTAGCTGAGAATCTCTATATAAGTATGTGTTACTGTAGTTTTTTATTCTTAATAAATTTGTAGTTGTTTAAAATTAGAATAGGAGAAAATATTCTTATACTACTCGCTAGCCCACGGTATCAAATTCTAGATACACCTGTACTTATGAATCTGGTCGTGTTATATTTGATGTAAGGGAATTGAAATGTTCAACTATTGATAGACCTCAGCTAAACATGCAGAGGAGGAGGCTGTTTCTATATATTTAAGTCAAGCAAACAGATGAAAAAAATTTATACATATAATATTAACTTTTTTATGTACACTAACtaatattttatactatatgTTATTATATTcgctaaattttaatattatattttatcatttactaaatttaatactatatttttattatatatttaattatatacatttaTAACAGTAAAACGGTTCAACCAGTGGTTCAGTCGGTCGGACCAGTTGAACCATGAGCCCATAGCTCTGCCGATTTGCATACAGGTCCGGTTTTAAAAACATTGGCCATATAGGATTAGATCTGGATGAAATTGATTTTTGtgagaaattgactacaaatTTAATGTTAATGcattttttcaccattttcaaagTTAATAAAAGATCTGAATCACTACCAAAAAAAACGCTCATTATTGACGAAATTAGTGACGACGATCGACAGCTCAAGAACTTGTGATGGATAAATGACTTGAAAGCGTCAGTCACTAATTAGCGACGGATAAGTACGTCACTAACACGAAAACTTACCATGTCAGCTGCCTACATTTTCCGTCATTGAGTGGGTTAGTAACTGTAGTGACggacaaatccgtcactaaaaTTTTTTCGGGACAAGTTTTTTAATGACGGATCCCAGTACTGTTTCTGTAACTAACTGTGTTAACTGAAGAAATTTCGCTGATAGTGACGGAAAATATCCATCACTAAATAGCGAGTTTTTTGCGAGTTTTTAAAAGTGAATTAACTAAAAGTTGTGTATTTCACATGGATATTATATGCAATAAATTGAGTTTAATAGATGATTATCTGGTTCTAGATTACTTCTTTGGGTTGTGATTTGAGATGGTAATGCATGGGCCTCGGGCCTCATTAGAGCCTATTGGATTGATAGAATATCACGTGGTCAAAGCTCATTAGCCACGTTGGGTCTTCATTTTCAGTTGACCGAAAGAGAGTAAAAATGTTCAATTATTCGCCTGATACAAGATATTGACCTAGAGATATTTGATATAGTTGTGTCACTATCCttgaaaataaagataaatactccttccgtccatgaaatattatccagtttttccattttagtccgtccgtaaaatgttgtccactttgcttttatttcttttttggtaTATGAATCCACTTTCCACTAAGTTATTAccctcacattctattataaaattaatatataaatgtggggcctacattccactaatttttcttcacatttcttaaaattcgtgtcgaaTCAAATATCGATAACATTTtgtgaacggagggagtaatactaaGTCAGAGAAAgagattaaaatattatattcaaGTACTAATAGAACTTTGAACTCTTGTTTGGCTCAAAAACATTAGTTGAAAGCAATGGT carries:
- the LOC121782410 gene encoding glutamate synthase 1 [NADH], chloroplastic-like isoform X3: MRVLGHNGEINTLRGNVNWMKAREGLLKCKELGLSKTEMKKLLPIVDASSSDSGAFDGVLELLVRAGRSLPEAMMMMIPEAWQNDKNMDPDRRALYEYFSALMEPWDGPALISFTDGHYLGATLDRNGLRPGRFYVTHSGRVIMASEVGVVDIPAEDVARKGRLNPGMMLLVDFEKHVVVDDEALKQQYSLARPYGEWLKRQKLQLKDIVESVRESDRIPPTIAGALPASSDDEDMENMGMHGILSPLKAFGYTIEALEMLLLPMAKDGTEALGSMGNDAPLAVMSNREKLTFEYFKQMFAQVTNPPIDPIREKIVTSTECMIGPEGDLTEITEQQCHRLSLKGPLLTIEEMEAMKKMNYRGWKSKVLDITYSKDCGRKGLEETLDRICDEAHDAIKEGYTTLVLSDRAFSPKRVAVSSLLAVGAVHHHLVKKLERTRVALIIESAEPREVHHFCTLVGFGADAICPYLAVEAIWRLQVDGKIPPKSTGEFHSKDELVKKYFKASNYGMMKVLAKMGISTLASYKGAQIFEAVGLSSEVMERCFIGTPSRVEGATFEALALDALQLHELAFPTRSLPLGSAEAVALPNPGDYHWRKGGEIHLNDPLAISKLQEATRSNSVAAYKEYSKRVQELNKSCNLRGLLKFKEAEVKVPLEEVEPVSEIVKRFCTGAMSYGSISLEAHTTLAKAMNQIGGKSNTGEGGEEPSRMEPLADGSRNPKRSAIKQVASGRFGVSSYYLTNADELQIKMAQGAKPGEGGELPGHKVIGDIAITRNSTAGVGLISPPPHHDIYSIEDLAQLIHDLKNANPDARISVKLVSEAGVGVIASGVVKGHADHVLISGHDGGTGASRWTGIKSAGVPWELGLAETHQTLVANDLRGRTVLQTDGQLKTGRDVAVAALLGAEEFGFSTAPLITLGCIMMRKCHKNTCPVGIATQDPVLREKFAGEPEHVINFFFMLAEELREIMSQLGFRTLNEMVGRADMLELDKDVANNNEKLKNIDLSLLLRPAADIRPDAAQYCVQKQDHGLDMALDNKLIALAKPALDKSVAVYIESPICNVNRAVGTMLSHEVTKRYKMAGLPSDTIHIKLNGSAGQSLGAFLCPGITLELEGDSNDYVGKGLSGGRIIVYPPKGSNFDPKENIVIGNVALYGGTNGEAYFNGMAAERFAVRNSGVKAVVEGVGDHGCEYMTGGIVVVLGKTGRNFAAGMSGGIAYVLDVDSTFRSRCNQELVDLDPVEDEDDILTLRMMIQQHQRHTSSQLARDVLADFDSLLPKFIKVFPRDYKRILANKKVDEISENTAEVAAKEAEVEEEVELKEKDAFEELKKMAAASIHETPQVEEDEPEKRPTRVPDAVKHRGFVAYEREGVSYRDPTVRMNDWNEVMEESKPGPLLKTQSARCMDCGTPFCHQEHSGCPLGNKIPEFNELVYQNRWREALDRLLETNNFPEFTGRVCPAPCEGSCVLGIIENPVSIKSIECSIIDKAFEEGWMVPRPPQTRTGKRVAIVGSGPAGLAAADQLNKKGHSVTVFERADRIGGLMMYGVPNMKTDKIDVVQRRVNLMEKEGVKFVVNANVGKDPLYSIEQLREEHDAVVLAVGATKPRDLPVPGRDLSGVHFAMEFLHANTKSLLDSQLQDGNYISAKGKKVVVIGGGDTGTDCIGTSIRHGCTNIVNLELLPKPPATRAPGNPWPQWPRVFRVDYGHQEAATKFGKDPRSYEVLTKRFIGDENGKLQGLEVVHVSWEKDASGRFQFKEVEGSEEIIEADLVLLAMGFLGPEETVADKLGVDKDNRSNFKADYGRFSTNVEGVFAAGDCRRGQSLVVWAINEGRQAAARVDQYLLKDENADTDGNGLAKQQQQDNWRQTVRT
- the LOC121782410 gene encoding glutamate synthase 1 [NADH], chloroplastic-like isoform X2, which translates into the protein MLDWILGVHSRFSTNTFPSWDRAQPMRVLGHNGEINTLRGNVNWMKAREGLLKCKELGLSKTEMKKLLPIVDASSSDSGAFDGVLELLVRAGRSLPEAMMMMIPEAWQNDKNMDPDRRALYEYFSALMEPWDGPALISFTDGHYLGATLDRNGLRPGRFYVTHSGRVIMASEVGVVDIPAEDVARKGRLNPGMMLLVDFEKHVVVDDEALKQQYSLARPYGEWLKRQKLQLKDIVESVRESDRIPPTIAGALPASSDDEDMENMGMHGILSPLKAFGYTIEALEMLLLPMAKDGTEALGSMGNDAPLAVMSNREKLTFEYFKQMFAQVTNPPIDPIREKIVTSTECMIGPEGDLTEITEQQCHRLSLKGPLLTIEEMEAMKKMNYRGWKSKVLDITYSKDCGRKGLEETLDRICDEAHDAIKEGYTTLVLSDRAFSPKRVAVSSLLAVGAVHHHLVKKLERTRVALIIESAEPREVHHFCTLVGFGADAICPYLAVEAIWRLQVDGKIPPKSTGEFHSKDELVKKYFKASNYGMMKVLAKMGISTLASYKGAQIFEAVGLSSEVMERCFIGTPSRVEGATFEALALDALQLHELAFPTRSLPLGSAEAVALPNPGDYHWRKGGEIHLNDPLAISKLQEATRSNSVAAYKEYSKRVQELNKSCNLRGLLKFKEAEVKVPLEEVEPVSEIVKRFCTGAMSYGSISLEAHTTLAKAMNQIGGKSNTGEGGEEPSRMEPLADGSRNPKRSAIKQVASGRFGVSSYYLTNADELQIKMAQGAKPGEGGELPGHKVIGDIAITRNSTAGVGLISPPPHHDIYSIEDLAQLIHDLKNANPDARISVKLVSEAGVGVIASGVVKGHADHVLISGHDGGTGASRWTGIKSAGVPWELGLAETHQTLVANDLRGRTVLQTDGQLKTGRDVAVAALLGAEEFGFSTAPLITLGCIMMRKCHKNTCPVGIATQDPVLREKFAGEPEHVINFFFMLAEELREIMSQLGFRTLNEMVGRADMLELDKDVANNNEKLKNIDLSLLLRPAADIRPDAAQYCVQKQDHGLDMALDNKLIALAKPALDKSVAVYIESPICNVNRAVGTMLSHEVTKRYKMAGLPSDTIHIKLNGSAGQSLGAFLCPGITLELEGDSNDYVGKGLSGGRIIVYPPKGSNFDPKENIVIGNVALYGGTNGEAYFNGMAAERFAVRNSGVKAVVEGVGDHGCEYMTGGIVVVLGKTGRNFAAGMSGGIAYVLDVDSTFRSRCNQELVDLDPVEDEDDILTLRMMIQQHQRHTSSQLARDVLADFDSLLPKFIKVFPRDYKRILANKKVDEISENTAEVAAKEAEVEEEVELKEKDAFEELKKMAAASIHETPQVEEDEPEKRPTRVPDAVKHRGFVAYEREGVSYRDPTVRMNDWNEVMEESKPGPLLKTQSARCMDCGTPFCHQEHSGCPLGNKIPEFNELVYQNRWREALDRLLETNNFPEFTGRVCPAPCEGSCVLGIIENPVSIKSIECSIIDKAFEEGWMVPRPPQTRTGKRVAIVGSGPAGLAAADQLNKKGHSVTVFERADRIGGLMMYGVPNMKTDKIDVVQRRVNLMEKEGVKFVVNANVGKDPLYSIEQLREEHDAVVLAVGATKPRDLPVPGRDLSGVHFAMEFLHANTKSLLDSQLQDGNYISAKGKKVVVIGGGDTGTDCIGTSIRHGCTNIVNLELLPKPPATRAPGNPWPQWPRVFRVDYGHQEAATKFGKDPRSYEVLTKRFIGDENGKLQGLEVVHVSWEKDASGRFQFKEVEGSEEIIEADLVLLAMGFLGPEETVADKLGVDKDNRSNFKADYGRFSTNVEGVFAAGDCRRGQSLVVWAINEGRQAAARVDQYLLKDENADTDGNGLAKQQQQDNWRQTVRT